The DNA sequence atttggtttttcgACAGTAAATTCGCCAAAAATATAATTGGAGGGAAAAAATTGGCGCGATTATTACCGTCGCCGGTAATCTGAATTAGTCCAACGCTACGTTTTGGTCACCCATAAAGCGTTACCATCGGATTTATCTGCTggtaaatccgacggtaatTTTTGCCCTAAATTCGAATTGTGAACTCTATCCCCCCTCATTTTTTAACTACTCTCTCTTTCTAaccttctcctctctctctccctctctctctctccctctctctctctcctctacACAAACCACTTCCGGCAGCTCTTCCACCAGCGTCGGCCACCACCAATAATGTTCAAATGACTACGTGGACTCCTCATGTTGCGTTGGTCACTTTATCGTCGTCGTTTTCATTGCTCCTGCCACTGCTATCACCATTGTCGCTGTTGCTCTCTGTGTCATTGGAACTGCCTCCTTCCTTCTTCTAAgtatatttttctctttctttttctcattatttttttaatttatttaaaaaaaatcctaatgCAACCTTACTGATTAGTCACCATTGCTGTCACTTTGCCGTCCGTGCTGCTATCACACTCAAAAAATTTTCTGTGTCGTCATTGTCTTTAGATAATTCACTAATTTATTTTGATAGTTAAACTCTAAACTctaatttatctaattttaatttattatgtattaaaaaaattataattagaatATTTGTATTAGAGATTTAACTATTTTGTAAATTTAAATTCATGTAtgtttttcaaattatttatctaGCTAGTAAGCACTCATGATACTCCTAGAATCAGATCATGGTGTAAAAATATCCATCAATAGTAATGGGAatactttatttaatttatggcaGTAGAAAATTTCAAGTAATAACATTTTGATTATTAGGTTGCAACTCTAATTGACCACAACATGAGAGTGTTTTACCTTGCAATGTTTCTTGATGGTCAGGTACCCTGCGTAACATAACACTAATTCTTGTTTatgcaaaacaaaaaaattgtttataataataataataataataataataataataataaccaaTTAAAGATAAAGATCATTGGTCAATTATGTCTATTCTACTTTAGTTTAATCACATATTAGTTCTCtcctcttttgtttttttttttatttatttttatgcttattttttgtttatttctcgGTTGATTATGTTGATAAAGCTAAGGTTcatatcttattttcaaaaaaaaaaattgaaatcaCATATGATGAAAGAACTTGCAATAATATTTTCCAATGTCAAATCTTATGAAAGGAGCTTGCAATAATATCCTCCAATGTCGATCTCTTCTGGTAGTAACTAGTGATTGCAAGATGAGCGACTAATAATATAAGAATTTAAGTATGACAGACATCAATTAGAGACCTTAATATCATCGATGTTATGTAGTGTGTACGATAACTATGGAATAGAAGAAAATTTATGACAGGATTATAAGGGCTGTGAACAAATCCGAAGGAGGTCTTTTTCCATTATGGCCATGGTTGTTACGGTAAAATGTTCCTTTATAACTTGATCTCAACAAAAGTTAAGTAAGAGGATAAAATAATGCTTAATGTGACTTCCAGTGAAATATCCTCACTTCTCCTACCAAACAGTAGGATTACATACTCTTGATTCAAGATACTTCTAACTATAGATGAATATTCTACGTGCAATATCTGACAGGACTCACCTCTTGCTAAATTGCCGATAAagacaaatttaataatttgaGATAAGGCACCTATGCTTAATAGGTATTGTTATGAGACATTAGATAGATATTTGGGGGATATTATGAGGCACGCATCAGTTACTAATGGCGAGCATCCATTTAGGTGAAAGGCGGTTGTACTCAGTAGATACTTTAGACAAATATTATCTATAATTATAAGAGGATCTCAATAGGATATAGTGCATGTAACCATAATTCTTCGTACCTTTAGAAGTCTGATGAAGTTCTACGACTGTCAAGAAACATGAGACTAACTATGGGatgcaaaaataaaaatcaacagaaaatcaaaaaatttaGTAATTGGTTGTTAAAAATTGGTGATGGCCTAATAGGAAATAACCTAGATGGAGAGTTAGAAATTGAAATTCCTATAGATATGATAGTTTCATATTTCAAATAGGCATTTAATTTGATGAGTTAATCGATTTTGTCTTTCTGGGTTTAGTGCATAGTTATCTATCAAGCAATTACTTTAATGATTGAACAATACTAGCACTAACCTTAGATAATATTGACAAAATAAATAGTCAACTACTATCAATTGTTCCTAGTGATGATAAGGAGTATCTTAGTTCAGACAATTTTTGTGTTGAGAAAGACACTActagaaaactagttattacagacggatatttTCGACGGATTTTATCCCATGGAAATACTGACGGAATTTCAGAGAAATTTTTtgtcgaaaaataaaaaaaatgaattagcataaattacagacggaaaagagaatccgtcgataattctgttggaaaaattaaatttttttcgtGGAAAAtgattacagacggaaaatctaTCTGTAATTAAATGGACAAAAATGCtgtattttattaaattattacagatgaaaaatctgtctgtaatttaaaatttttcgtcGATAATTTTTAGTTAAACCTAGCATTTGCTCGAACTCCACTCACAACACACAAATCAAAGAAACTCCCTTAGCTAAACCTAGCTTTTCCCTCTCCATCAACGGGCTCCTTCTTCTCTCCGCCACTAACAGAATCAACCCGCGAAGCTGATAGAATGCCCAACCTTGTTAGGTTCAGCTCCTTCGTCCCCTCCCCCGTCGCTAAGGACACCCGCAGTTGGCTCCTCGACCCTATCTAGCTAGCTCGAGCTTCTTCCATTTTaggtttttcttttttccctcTAACTTCGGTGTTTCTCATCATTGCCTTTTAGTTAGAGATCGGTATGTCAAATTGTATTATGATTAGCATGTTTATAATATGATTATGCGATGGGGCAGATTCAAATTGAAGTTGAGAATTTTTGGGTGGAGTAATTTGGTGTCTCGTTCATTTCGAGAATAATTTGCATTTTagctttgtttttttttaatgaggATTTTGCATTCTTGTTATGGATCTGTTTCCTAGTGTTTTAGTGGATTTTTTGATGTATTTGAGTGTTTTAACGGAGACTTAGATGTACGATGTGATTCTATATTTTGTGGCCATTGGAATTTGAGAGGAAAATGGTTGTTGGTTCTCCGTAGGTGGAGCTCTCACTTGTGCTTTGGTTCATATAGGAGAGATTCAGCCTGGCAGGTTGAGAGGGAATCATAGGCATCATGATTGCAACGAGACATTTGTTCTTTGGGGTGCCCTAACCAAATTTAGGGTAAGCTTTATGggattttatatttctattattttattaacaTTTATTTGTACTTCATATGTCTTGAGATATTTCTCACTATTTATTGTTAAGTATAGCAACTCTTGCAGAGAGTAAAGGTGTTTTAACAGCATgatgtaattaattattagttgcAATCGCAATTCTAAAAAATCGATGAGGCTGCCATAGTTCCATTACTCTGCTGTGATTCGATCCTCTGCTGATTGGAAGAACACTAGGAAGAACAAGAATTGCAGAAAGAGGAACATGACAAAAATAGCATAACATGTCACTATAAacatgcttcttcttcttcttcttcttcttcttcttcttcttttcaggATGTTTGGTGTGGCCCTGGAATTGGATTCGCATCAGATCATGCTTCTGCTTATGTGGATTGTGTGGTGGCAAGTAAGAATGCTTCTTCAAGAAGGAACCTTGATGTTGTTGAGAGAGCAACACATAGGGAAGAGGTATTCTTCTTTCTCCATCATCATCTTCTACTTCAATTCTTActgttttctttcttatttatttaattgattCATTTATGTTATTTTCTCTTCATACACTGCATTTTCATGTTCATATAATTGTTGTGAATTGAAGCCTCTTCTCTTCCTCAATTCAATAACAGTTCTTGATTGCTTAATTGATCAAAGACTTGTATAAAGTATCCAGTCACTGAATTGAATCTGAATCACTTGCTTTTAGACTTGTTCTGGTTTATTTCATTGTGTGCATTATATGTTCCAAATCTGCTATTGCTATTTGGCAGTGTCCATAATCTTTAAAAAGAACTAACCCTGAGAAATCTATGAAAGAGTTCCGAGCAGCTAATCAAAAACTTGGTGATGGCGTGGGTGTAAAGTCTTTAATGTAAAGCACGGGACTTGAAATGATTGCTGACCAGGTAGTTTCTGTTTTTAATTATGAGTGTTTCTTAATCTAGTGTTAAGTTCTAAGCATTTTTAGGGGCTAATAGTTTCTTCTATTTATGTCCATATAGAACAATTCAATGTATCAAATCTCCAAAGTCAAAGACTCATTTATAATTGAATTTGGTATAATAAAGCTGATTCGCTTCTTCTAACATTATATGATGTCataattttttgataattttttaccTATCCTCTATCTAATGCTTATCTTGTTTCTCTATTGAAAATTAAGTATAAAATGCATGGATGAACCGTTATCATTCTATGTTGTGTTCTACCTCTTTTAGTACATTAATAAATCAATGTAACTGGAGAGAGtattaaagtatttttgttttctaatatGTGGATTCTTGTCTTTTTACTATGAAGAATAAATGTTATTCTGTTTGGATACGTAATgcaaatattttttactttgtgTTATCAACAGGTGCTATGGCAATTGCAGTTTGGTCTCCCTTTGATTTATAGAGTTAAAAGCAAGATTGTGATATACAATCCCTTATTTTTGCTCTAACTTTAGTTTGGGTTTTTTGTGAGCAGTCTGGTTTTGAAGGGTTTATACGAGACAAGTACACGGCTCTTCCTGAAACACGTGAAAGGATGCTGGCAACAGAAGTAACTGGTCTGTGGAGGTAAGACTTCATTGTTTCCTTAGACATTTTTTCCCTATTAGTGAATCTTAATGAAGAGGTAAAAATAGAAATAGTTTCTGGTGTCGGAAAGAGTTATGCGATTTAAATCAATCACCTAAATCACATAAATATTTTGCAGGCTTAATTCTGACTTTTAAGCAACTTTATTACACTTCAGTTATCGTTTattaataaaaagatttttattgAGCATTATTAGGATTATTTAGCACCATCATGGAGAGAAGTTATAATATCGCAATAACTATTGCCACCAATAGTTAAATGTGGAAATAGAGTCATGCTTCTAATGTAAAATATAGGTACTCTTATGAATCACTAAGCAGCATCCCACAGAAGCCATTTTACTTTATGGAGAGGTACGACAATGTTAAAAGAGTTCTGCTTGAAACCTTTTTCGGTCCACCGAATGTGGGAGTGTATAGCCCATCTATTCAAAGCACTCTCTACCAAATGGCAAGGGCCACATTGAACAGGTATCTCTCTTCAATACTCTCCCTGTTTAGGGAGGCAATCGATGCTTCTTTATCCACCCTGCACCTCAGTGTAGAACCCGCAATCAGTTTGTGTTTATTTCCTATGTGCTTCAAATTTATTCTTTAGTTCAATTAACTAGGGTCTGACAATTAACTTTATGCTTCAGATTTTCTAACATAGATTCTGTTCAACTAAAGATGCCAAATATTCATTTCCTACCAGTCAATATCTCAAATACAGGCGGTCAAATTGTAAAGGTATTCCCTCTTTTTCCTAAGAGTTCACACTACAATAATAGAACCAATGAATAGAATGAAATGAAATAATTGTACATTTTCCCATTTTTAAGATATCAAAACATAAAATGGAAGAAATTTCATTTCCGTTTTCTGTAAATAGAATTAtagaagatgaagaataagaaataGTAGTCAACTATGTTAGGGACTATTGAGCATTTACTCGATAATTAGATATCTAACATATCTTTTCACTAAGAGCTGCTACAAAGATGAAAGATGTTTTTGTTTCAATTAGCAGAATGCTAATATACATCTTCATGCATTTCCATTTGAGAAGGAAATACTATAATTTTGTTAACTGCCCAAATTTTAGGATATATATAGTCGCTGATTAATTCTAAATTGGCCAGTTTTATTTAACATTGCCATTGAGTgcaaaaatttgattcttgTGTATGGTTCTTGTAGAAAGAAGCTGTTCACTTGGTTTTCAATGTTGGATTTGATTATATCTCATTTTGTATGTCTCATTGCCATCATAGGTAACATTTTTCACTTCAGCATTGCTCAACTTTTTGTTATTGGATTTGCAGgctcttttttatttcttaatctTTGATTAAAGTTTTAACAGCTCCAGAAATTCAATCATCAACATAGTCTATTCTTAACAATTACACTTGAAATTTGACAACTAAAATCAACTCAAGTTTCATTCTACCATAAGTAAGAATTATCTACATATTAAGTTTGTAATTAATTatgaagaaaattaaaatttgtaacaccctaactaccaaagctcacgcttccggctgcgcaactctgatagctcggacattacgacgacacttatactatttaatactaaaatatgagcctgtttaaaactttttacCACAATATCGTTCCCAAGATACTTCATTCGATAACGTACATCCATAGATATCATACAACTTATAATAAACTcgtaaagagtacatccatgtatatacatacatacatatatatatatataatactacaaacattaaccaatacaatccctatccctcttacaaaatatatcaagataaaggcgagggtacaaaaataataatctaaagcaatacagagcatctcaaaacaaataattaaactcttcataacttctgcgcccaaagcctgaaaggggaaaaatgtaaggggtgagaacatcatcctcgaaagggttctcagtagagggtttttgggaattactgtaataggatacatgaagataaaccgtaccagtgattaataaccatcttatgcctcttttcaaaaacaacagtttacaataaaagtaaagtcagaaatcttttctgaaagaggaactgttcaattctcaaaacatcaaagcatttcaaaaaggtttatctatactgaatcaaaatagcctttcatattttattacaaattaGAAACACAAAACCGAAGTCAACCATCGGTTCATCTCAttccaaccacggccctaggcccaaacaatccaaccatcaaccaatcaccacaatccaaccgttaaccaatcaccacaatccaacagggtcccagatgcaaacacagataggaagttcaagcaccaacaaacagttacagcaagtagaacaattagcagttaatcacaaagGCAAACCAAATAAAATATGCACACTCAAAcgatgtcacatagatgcatatgatgcatgcctgtccctagtgggtgatgatatcatctgtcggttaccaagccaacccgacgtgtccggtagctaacccggatacagtctctctgttgcgcattattatcattagagggtatctgcgccctgtcgccattagagggtatatgcgccctgtcgccattagagggtatctgcgccctgtcgccattagagggtatcggtgccctgtcacccttacaaccagagagaaaacacaagcatactcGCTTACAACTTTCATCTCAGCCATTCGGCTTAAATTCACAAATCATTCAATTGCAT is a window from the Arachis stenosperma cultivar V10309 chromosome 3, arast.V10309.gnm1.PFL2, whole genome shotgun sequence genome containing:
- the LOC130966151 gene encoding uricase-2 isozyme 1-like translates to MRVFYLAMFLDGQDVWCGPGIGFASDHASAYVDCVVASKNASSRRNLDVVERATHREEVLWQLQFGLPLIYRVKSKISGFEGFIRDKYTALPETRERMLATEVTGLWRYSYESLSSIPQKPFYFMERYDNVKRVLLETFFGPPNVGVYSPSIQSTLYQMARATLNRFSNIDSVQLKMPNIHFLPVNISNTGGQIVKISKHKMEEISFPFSVNRIIEDEE